The nucleotide sequence GGCACCGCCATGGGGCGGCTGACCGCCGACCTCAACGCCGAGGAGTTCACCGCGCTGCTCAACGGCCTGACGGCGGAGCGCGGGCGCATCCAGCGCATCTTCGAACGGTTCGGCGGGCTGGACGGCGCCGTGGAGGCGGTGCACCGCAAGCTGCAGGTCCCGCCCGGCACGACCGAGGCCGACATCCTGGGCGAGGCCTGCCACGACGACTGCATCGACGCCCCCACCCTGCGCGAGGCCTGCCGGGCGCTCGGCACCGCAGCGCGGCGACCAGGAGCGCGGCATCGGCATCCAGCAATGGCTGGACGCCGCCGACAGCCGGGTGAAGGCCTTCCAGGCCTATGCCCGCCTCTACCTGACCGCCGAGGGCAGCCCGCGCAAGACCCTGATCACCAGGAAGCCGGCGACCGCCTTCCCCGCCGCCCTGACCGCGCTGGAGCGCGAGGCCGCCCGGCTGGTCGAGCTGATGGCGCGGTCAAGGCGGCCGGCGTCGCCGCCTCCACCGGCGCGCTGCTGACCCTGGCCGAGGCGCTGCTGGGCGAGTATGACCGGCGCAAGAAGGCGCGCGCGCTGCTCGACTACGACGACCTGATCCTGGCGGCCAACGCGCTGCTGAAGGGCACGCCGGAGCGGCGGCGGTGCCCTGGGTGCTGTTCAAGCTCGACGGCGGCCTCGA is from Azospirillum thermophilum and encodes:
- a CDS encoding UvrD-helicase domain-containing protein, with translation MSLVEFPSRSLPLDPNVAQRRASDPMASVWVGASAGSGKTKVLTDRVLRLMLSGTPPARILCLTFTKAAAAEMSIRINRTLGIWATLSDAALEDRLADLTGERPSPEMRTNARRLFAQVVDCPGGMKIQTIHAFCQSLLRRFPLEAGLAPHFEVMDDRTAAGLLTEARDAVLHAGRAAPDTPLGTAMGRLTADLNAEEFTALLNGLTAERGRIQRIFERFGGLDGAVEAVHRKLQVPPGTTEADILGEACHDDCIDAPTLREACRALGTAARRPGARHRHPAMAGRRRQPGEGLPGLCPPLPDRRGQPAQDPDHQEAGDRLPRRPDRAGARGRPAGRADGAVKAAGVAASTGALLTLAEALLGEYDRRKKARALLDYDDLILAANALLKGTPERRRCPGCCSSSTAASTTS